The following are from one region of the Actinopolyspora halophila DSM 43834 genome:
- a CDS encoding barstar family protein: MSMMSPVGFLKRNARKEAVVPEPAPLPVFDTTEEAVRQARAAGAFVHVVDGSEVLNKRMMLDAVAAELSFPEWAGRNLDALHDCLIDLSWLPAGEHVLVWSNHRVLAEHDPKAYRGIGSVLVAAAQESGERVFRAVCAEDENTE; encoded by the coding sequence TTGTCGATGATGAGTCCGGTTGGTTTTCTGAAGCGGAACGCGAGGAAGGAAGCCGTGGTGCCCGAGCCAGCTCCGCTGCCCGTGTTCGACACCACCGAGGAAGCCGTGCGGCAGGCGCGGGCCGCGGGCGCTTTCGTGCACGTCGTGGACGGTTCCGAAGTGCTCAACAAGCGGATGATGCTGGACGCCGTGGCGGCCGAGCTGTCGTTCCCGGAGTGGGCGGGCCGCAACCTGGACGCGTTGCACGACTGCCTGATCGACCTGTCCTGGCTGCCCGCCGGGGAGCACGTGCTGGTCTGGTCGAACCACCGCGTGCTGGCCGAGCACGATCCCAAGGCTTATCGGGGGATCGGGTCGGTGCTGGTGGCCGCGGCCCAGGAATCGGGTGAACGCGTCTTCCGGGCGGTCTGCGCCGAGGACGAGAACACCGAGTAG
- a CDS encoding enoyl-CoA hydratase-related protein, with product MADELVHREVDNGVATITLDSPHNRNALSAQLRGELLEALDTSTADDSTRLIVLDHTGPVFCAGMDLKESRSESTENQGINEVPRLVERIWNSPKPVVAKLAGPARAGGLGLVSAADIAVAAEEATFAFSEVRIGVVPAVISVTVLPLLRARQAHELFLTGETFDARRAVDIGLLNSAVPAERLETEVARYSGMLAKGAPNALAATKEMLRSSRPEDLETDFANMLELSARHFASEEAAEGMRAFAEKRAPSWAQRSE from the coding sequence ATGGCTGACGAACTCGTGCATCGCGAAGTGGACAACGGGGTCGCCACGATCACGCTCGACTCGCCGCACAACCGCAACGCGCTGTCCGCACAACTGCGCGGGGAACTGCTCGAAGCGCTGGACACCTCGACGGCGGACGACTCGACGCGGTTGATCGTGCTGGACCACACCGGCCCCGTGTTCTGCGCCGGGATGGACCTCAAGGAGTCCCGGTCCGAGAGCACCGAGAACCAGGGCATCAACGAAGTCCCCCGGCTGGTGGAACGGATCTGGAACAGCCCGAAACCGGTGGTCGCGAAGCTGGCCGGGCCAGCGCGGGCCGGTGGGCTCGGTCTGGTCTCGGCCGCCGACATCGCCGTCGCCGCCGAGGAGGCCACCTTCGCCTTCAGCGAGGTCCGCATCGGAGTCGTGCCCGCAGTGATCTCGGTGACCGTGCTGCCGCTGCTGCGGGCGCGGCAGGCCCACGAGCTGTTCCTCACCGGCGAGACCTTCGACGCGCGCCGCGCGGTGGACATCGGGCTGCTCAACTCGGCGGTGCCCGCCGAGCGGCTCGAGACCGAAGTGGCCCGCTACAGCGGGATGCTGGCCAAGGGCGCTCCGAACGCGCTGGCAGCCACCAAGGAGATGCTCCGGTCGTCGCGTCCCGAGGACCTCGAAACGGACTTCGCGAACATGCTGGAGCTGTCGGCCCGCCACTTCGCGAGCGAGGAGGCCGCCGAGGGGATGCGGGCCTTCGCCGAGAAGCGTGCGCCCTCCTGGGCGCAACGGTCCGAATAG